In one window of Mercurialis annua linkage group LG4, ddMerAnnu1.2, whole genome shotgun sequence DNA:
- the LOC126677130 gene encoding tubulin beta chain-like codes for MREILHIQAGQCGNQIGGKFWEVVCDEHGIDPTGKYVGDSRVQLERVNVYYNEASGGRYVPRAVLMDLEPGTMDALRTGPYGQIFRPDNFVFGQNGAGNNWAKGHYTEGAELIDSVLDVVRKEAENCDCLQGFQICHSLGGGTGSGMGTLLISKIREEYPDRMMLTFSVFPSPKVSDTVVEPYNATLSVHQLVENADECMVLDNEALYDICFRTLKLTNPSFGDLNHLISTTMSGVTCCLRFPGQLNSDLRKLAVNLIPFPRLHFFMVGFAPLTSRGSQQYRALTIPELTQQMWDAKNMMCAADPRHGRYLTASAMFRGKMSTKEVDEQMINVQNKNSSYFVEWIPNNVKSSVCDIPPTGLAMSSTFMGNSTSIQEMFRRVSEQFTVMFRRKAFLHWYTGEGMDEMEFTEAESNMNDLVSEYQQYQDAAADHDEEEDEEAEEN; via the exons ATGAGAGAAATTCTCCATATTCAAGCTGGTCAATGTGGTAACCAAATCGGTGGCAAGTTTTGGGAAGTTGTGTGTGATGAACATGGCATTGATCCGACAGGGAAGTATGTCGGGGACTCGAGAGTTCAGCTTGAGAGAGTTAATGTTTACTATAATGAAGCTAGTGGTGGCCGGTATGTGCCCAGAGCTGTGTTGATGGATCTTGAACCGGGTACTATGGATGCCTTGAGGACTGGGCCTTATGGTCAGATCTTTCGGCCTGATAATTTTGTGTTTGGCCAGAATGGAGCTGGTAATAACTGGGCTAAGGGGCATTATACTGAAGGAGCTGAGTTGATTGATTCTGTTCTCGATGTTGTGAGGAAAGAAGCTGAGAATTGTGATTGCTTGCAGG GTTTCCAAATCTGTCATTCTTTGGGAGGTGGAACCGGTTCAGGAATGGGAACTCTTCTTATATCGAAGATCAGGGAAGAGTATCCAGACAGAATGATGTTAACTTTCTCAGTGTTTCCTTCTCCTAAGGTATCTGATACTGTGGTTGAGCCCTATAATGCAACCTTGTCGGTTCACCAACTTGTTGAGAATGCTGATGAGTGTATGGTGCTTGACAATGAAGCGCTCTATGATATCTGCTTCCGAACTCTCAAGCTCACCAATCCTAGCT TTGGAGATCTTAACCATTTGATTTCTACAACAATGAGTGGAGTAACATGTTGCCTTCGCTTCCCTGGTCAACTCAACTCTGATCTTCGAAAGCTAGCCGTAAATCTAATCCCATTTCCGCGTCTCCACTTCTTTATGGTAGGATTCGCACCCCTCACCTCTCGTGGCTCGCAGCAATACAGGGCCCTAACAATCCCTGAGCTCACACAACAAATGTGGGATGCCAAAAACATGATGTGTGCAGCTGACCCTAGGCACGGTAGGTACTTGACTGCTTCAGCTATGTTCCGAGGCAAAATGAGTACTAAAGAAGTGGATGAGCAAATGATCAATGTGCAAAACAAGAACTCATCTTATTTTGTTGAGTGGATTCCTAATAATGTTAAATCAAGTGTATGTGACATACCACCAACAGGACTAGCAATGTCATCGACATTTATGGGAAATTCGACGTCTATTCAAGAAATGTTTAGGCGTGTATCCGAACAATTTACTGTCATGTTTCGGAGAAAGGCGTTTTTGCATTGGTACACTGGTGAAGGTATGGATGAAATGGAATTTACCGAGGCTGAAAGTAATATGAATGATTTGGTATCCGAATACCAACAGTATCAAGACGCTGCTGCGGATCATGACGAGGAGGAGGATGAAGAGGCTGAGGAGAATTGA